The following coding sequences are from one Dermacentor silvarum isolate Dsil-2018 chromosome 4, BIME_Dsil_1.4, whole genome shotgun sequence window:
- the LOC119449328 gene encoding nurim homolog isoform X2 produces the protein MCTLWDVGLALQFCFQHSVLCWPKVCRALESVCGVLSRSVYLLASCLSLKLLILLWLPVDSHILWAIEEGSPLWWTLPATHGVCWAVIYIGCVITDLGELAGIKQVWYSAESSRYTSSKSWQLEHLLQHMRHPSFVALSVILWFYPLMTLDRAVLALTFTLYPFGWFKAQVKDYEYCHCFWRSKLADLFPKAASQ, from the exons ATGTGCACGCTGTGGGACGTTGGCCTTGCACTGCAGTTCTGCTTCCAGCACAGTGTTCTTTGCTGGCCAAAAGTGTGCAGAGCGTTGGAAAGCGTCTGTGGAGTTCTCTCGAGAAGTGTTTACTTGCTCGCCAGCTGCCTGTCACTAAAG CTCCTGATTCTGCTGTGGCTGCCAGTGGACAGTCACATTCTGTGGGCCATCGAGGAAGGTTCTCCGCTCTGGTGGACACTTCCTGCCACCCATGGTGTCTGCTGGGCTGTCATCTACATTGGCTGCGTCATCACAGACCTTGGTGAACTGGCTGGAATCAAACAG GTTTGGTACAGTGCAGAAAGCAGCAGGTACACCAGCTCAAAGTCATGGCAATTGGAGCACTTGCTGCAGCACATGAGGCATCCTAGCTTTGTGGCACTGAGTGTCATTCTCTGGTTTTACCCTCTGATGACCTTGGACCGGGCTGTTCTGGCACTTACTTTCACACTCTACCCTTTTGGCTGGTTCAAGGCTCAAGTGAAAGATTACGAATATTGCCACTGCTTCTGGAGATCCAAGCTGGCGGACCTGTTTCCCAAAGCTGCGTCACAGTGA